In Aliarcobacter faecis, a genomic segment contains:
- the trxA gene encoding thioredoxin — MGKYIELTSANFDETTAKGISLVDFWAPWCGPCRMIAPVIDELAGEFESKANICKVNTDEEQDLAVKYGIRSIPTIIFMKDGQVVDQLIGATSKQALTDKINSLL; from the coding sequence ATGGGTAAATATATTGAATTAACATCAGCTAATTTTGATGAAACAACAGCAAAAGGTATTTCTCTAGTAGATTTTTGGGCACCTTGGTGTGGACCTTGTAGAATGATTGCTCCAGTTATTGATGAATTAGCAGGAGAGTTTGAATCTAAAGCGAATATTTGTAAAGTAAATACAGATGAAGAGCAAGATTTAGCAGTAAAATATGGAATTAGATCAATTCCTACAATTATTTTTATGAAAGATGGGCAAGTTGTTGATCAATTAATTGGTGCTACTTCTAAACAAGCATTAACAGATAAAATTAACTCTTTACTATAA
- a CDS encoding TIGR01212 family radical SAM protein (This family includes YhcC from E. coli K-12, an uncharacterized radical SAM protein.), producing MNQNLKEVLTIGRYFKKKFKEKVYKVPISISGFTCPNIDGTKAKGGCSFCENDSFSPNLQEKKSKFKLNPNIEHNPFLENQLKQLEMQFLATKKRLENKFKAKKFIVYFQSFTNTYAPLTTLKALYEKALSFDNVIGLSIGTRTDCVTDEILDYLYEKSKEKEIWIEYGIQSFFQTTLDKINRADSVENMRYWIKRTKDKGLNVCGHLIYGLPDETQEMMLETFRQTIDLKVDSIKFHPLYVVKHTLLTNEFKKGRFTPISEELYIDTVVNSIINLPQNVSVQRVTAGIDDDTLLSPMWCKNKHQQIKNIRIALKERGFNY from the coding sequence ATGAATCAGAATTTAAAAGAGGTATTGACTATTGGTCGATACTTCAAAAAAAAGTTTAAAGAAAAAGTATATAAAGTTCCTATTTCAATCTCTGGGTTTACTTGCCCAAATATTGATGGAACAAAAGCAAAAGGAGGTTGCTCTTTCTGTGAAAATGACTCTTTTAGTCCAAATCTGCAAGAAAAGAAATCAAAATTTAAATTAAATCCAAATATAGAGCATAATCCATTCTTAGAAAATCAGTTAAAACAGTTAGAAATGCAATTTTTAGCAACTAAAAAAAGATTAGAGAATAAATTTAAAGCAAAAAAATTTATAGTATATTTCCAATCTTTCACAAATACTTATGCCCCTTTAACTACACTGAAAGCTTTATATGAAAAAGCACTTAGTTTTGATAATGTAATAGGGCTTAGTATTGGTACTAGAACAGATTGTGTAACAGATGAGATTTTAGATTATCTATATGAAAAATCTAAGGAAAAAGAGATTTGGATTGAATATGGGATACAAAGTTTTTTTCAAACTACACTAGATAAGATAAATAGAGCTGATAGTGTAGAAAATATGAGGTATTGGATTAAAAGAACTAAAGATAAAGGTTTAAATGTTTGTGGACATTTAATTTATGGTTTACCAGATGAAACACAAGAGATGATGTTAGAAACTTTCAGACAAACTATTGATTTAAAAGTTGATTCTATAAAATTTCATCCACTTTATGTTGTAAAACATACTCTTTTAACAAATGAGTTCAAAAAAGGAAGATTTACTCCAATTAGTGAAGAGTTATATATAGATACTGTTGTAAACTCTATTATAAATCTACCTCAAAATGTATCAGTACAAAGAGTAACTGCTGGAATAGATGATGATACACTTTTATCTCCTATGTGGTGTAAAAATAAGCATCAACAAATAAAGAATATTAGAATAGCCTTAAAAGAGAGAGGTTTTAATTATTAA
- the purF gene encoding amidophosphoribosyltransferase codes for MCAIVGIYGNDNAARLASIALFAMQHRGQEATGISSSCDGKIYTKKDRGLVSEVFNEEALSYLKGDMAIGHNRYATAGRDSVLDAQPIYAKYKLGEISIVHNGNLINKDEVRKDLIDKGAIFQTGMDTENLIHLIAKNTKDHLKDRIIEALTRTVGAYCFIVQSRSKQFVIRDRYGIRPLSLGKLKSGGYIVASETCAFDLVGAEFIRDVRPGEMLIFGESDEPESIQLYEPEFRPCAFEYVYFARPDSVIDGKNVYTTRENMGKALAKNDINNKIIFDMVVPVPDSGVPAALGYSAQSGVPFKYGIIRNHYVGRTFIEPTQEMRNLKVRMKLSPMGSIIQGKTLLVIDDSIVRGTTSKRIVRMLKEAGAKEVHFRVASPEIKFPCFYGIDTPTKEELISTQMSKDEVCKYIEADSLEYLSIEDLVNAIGDDRHYALESFDGDYFVKA; via the coding sequence ATGTGTGCAATAGTAGGAATTTATGGAAATGATAATGCTGCAAGACTAGCTTCAATAGCCCTTTTTGCAATGCAACATAGAGGTCAAGAGGCAACTGGAATTTCATCATCATGTGATGGAAAAATATATACAAAAAAAGATAGAGGTTTAGTTTCTGAAGTTTTCAATGAAGAAGCATTATCATATTTAAAAGGTGATATGGCAATAGGTCATAATAGATATGCAACTGCTGGAAGAGATTCAGTTTTAGATGCACAGCCTATTTATGCAAAGTATAAATTAGGTGAAATATCAATCGTTCACAATGGAAATCTTATAAATAAAGATGAAGTTAGGAAAGATTTAATTGATAAAGGTGCTATCTTTCAAACTGGAATGGATACAGAAAACTTAATACATTTAATTGCAAAAAATACAAAAGATCATTTAAAGGATAGGATTATTGAAGCACTAACTAGAACTGTTGGAGCTTATTGTTTTATCGTTCAAAGTAGAAGTAAACAGTTTGTAATTAGAGATAGATACGGAATTAGACCTCTGTCTTTAGGAAAATTAAAAAGTGGTGGATATATAGTTGCTAGTGAAACATGTGCTTTTGATTTAGTTGGAGCAGAGTTTATCCGAGATGTAAGACCAGGAGAAATGTTGATTTTTGGTGAATCTGATGAACCTGAATCAATACAACTTTATGAGCCAGAATTTAGACCATGTGCATTTGAATATGTATATTTTGCTAGACCAGATTCTGTAATTGATGGTAAAAATGTATATACAACTAGAGAAAATATGGGAAAAGCACTAGCAAAAAATGATATAAATAATAAAATTATATTTGATATGGTTGTGCCAGTTCCTGATAGTGGAGTTCCTGCGGCTTTAGGATATTCTGCACAAAGTGGAGTTCCTTTTAAATATGGAATAATAAGAAATCACTATGTAGGAAGAACATTTATAGAACCAACTCAAGAGATGAGAAATTTAAAAGTTAGAATGAAACTAAGTCCTATGGGTTCAATTATTCAAGGTAAAACATTACTTGTTATTGATGATTCAATTGTAAGAGGAACGACTTCAAAAAGAATAGTAAGAATGTTAAAAGAGGCAGGAGCTAAGGAAGTTCATTTTAGAGTTGCAAGTCCTGAAATAAAATTTCCTTGTTTCTATGGAATAGATACTCCAACAAAAGAGGAGTTGATTTCTACACAAATGAGTAAAGATGAGGTTTGTAAATATATAGAAGCTGATAGTTTAGAGTATTTATCAATAGAGGATCTTGTAAATGCAATAGGAGATGATAGACACTATGCACTAGAGAGTTTTGATGGAGACTATTTCGTAAAAGCATAA
- a CDS encoding LysR family transcriptional regulator, giving the protein MLNDFAKLETFLTVVREKSFSKASAKLGISQPAVTQQMKYIEDYLDVQIVDRKKNGIKLTKEGQILHAIALKIEKCISNAEKDLLKIMNKSTTFIFGASFIIGNYILPRFLNNLKENIRNDVSINVSVSHEAIEDLLDKKIDIALVENYIANDEIIYREWMEDEIVIFSNQKLPAKAKAEDLLSYKWVCRNPESNTRLLFKDSLEKANYPDCDTFNVTSEVTSATTIVQTVLHSNKNDTPTVSIVSRNAIESLLKAGALYESRIGNQKMLRKLYIAYRKDRKHDAFIENVVDYLLKIK; this is encoded by the coding sequence ATGCTTAATGATTTTGCTAAACTAGAGACTTTTTTAACTGTTGTAAGAGAGAAGTCTTTTTCAAAAGCATCAGCAAAACTAGGAATTTCACAACCAGCTGTTACTCAACAAATGAAATATATCGAAGATTATTTAGATGTTCAAATAGTTGATAGAAAGAAAAATGGTATAAAACTTACAAAAGAGGGGCAAATTCTTCACGCAATTGCTCTTAAAATCGAGAAGTGTATCAGTAATGCAGAAAAAGATTTATTAAAAATCATGAATAAAAGCACTACTTTTATTTTTGGAGCAAGTTTTATAATAGGAAACTATATTCTTCCTAGGTTTTTAAATAATCTTAAAGAAAATATTAGAAATGATGTATCTATAAATGTATCTGTTTCACATGAAGCAATAGAAGATTTACTCGATAAAAAAATCGATATTGCTTTAGTTGAAAACTATATTGCAAATGATGAGATTATTTATAGAGAGTGGATGGAAGATGAAATTGTAATATTCTCTAACCAAAAACTGCCTGCAAAAGCAAAAGCTGAAGATTTACTATCTTACAAATGGGTTTGTAGAAATCCTGAATCAAATACAAGATTACTTTTTAAAGACTCTTTAGAAAAAGCAAACTATCCAGATTGTGATACTTTTAATGTTACAAGTGAAGTAACAAGTGCTACAACAATAGTTCAAACTGTTTTACACTCAAATAAAAATGATACTCCAACCGTTTCAATAGTTTCAAGAAATGCTATTGAATCTCTTCTTAAAGCAGGAGCTTTGTATGAATCAAGAATTGGTAATCAAAAAATGCTAAGAAAACTATATATTGCGTATAGAAAAGATAGAAAACATGACGCATTTATTGAAAATGTTGTAGACTATTTACTAAAAATCAAATAA
- the dapB gene encoding 4-hydroxy-tetrahydrodipicolinate reductase, translated as MIKIGILGSTGRVGSLLIDDLKNDTDAKLSCVHVFEKIEKILPQDTIITNDINVLFDESDVIIDFSTPVATETLLNAVVEGGKRKALVIATTGFNKHQQNLLLEASKLVPILYATNMSLGVAVLNKLVALAAKTLRDFDIEIVEQHHRHKVDSPSGTALTLAEHAASARELNLDEVRVSGRDGQIGARTKDEIAVMALRGGDIVGRHTVGLYNDGEFLELNHTATARNTFSKGAIKVAKWIVKKDANLYSINDALGL; from the coding sequence ATGATAAAAATAGGTATTTTAGGAAGTACAGGAAGAGTTGGAAGTTTATTAATTGATGATTTAAAAAATGACACAGATGCAAAACTTTCTTGTGTTCATGTTTTTGAGAAGATTGAAAAAATTTTACCACAAGATACTATTATAACAAACGATATAAATGTATTGTTTGATGAAAGTGATGTAATTATTGATTTTTCAACTCCAGTTGCAACAGAAACACTTTTGAATGCAGTTGTTGAGGGTGGAAAAAGAAAAGCACTTGTAATAGCAACAACAGGTTTTAATAAACATCAACAAAACTTACTTCTTGAGGCTAGTAAATTAGTACCTATTTTGTATGCGACAAATATGAGCTTAGGAGTAGCAGTTTTAAATAAACTTGTTGCTCTTGCAGCTAAAACATTGAGAGATTTTGATATAGAAATAGTTGAACAACATCATAGACATAAAGTTGATTCTCCTTCAGGAACTGCTTTGACTTTAGCTGAACATGCTGCAAGTGCTAGAGAGTTAAACTTAGATGAAGTAAGAGTATCTGGGCGTGATGGACAAATTGGAGCTAGAACTAAAGATGAAATAGCAGTTATGGCTTTAAGAGGTGGAGATATTGTAGGAAGACACACTGTTGGTTTATATAATGATGGAGAATTTTTAGAGTTAAATCATACGGCAACAGCTAGAAATACTTTTTCAAAAGGTGCAATTAAAGTTGCAAAATGGATAGTAAAAAAAGATGCAAATCTTTACTCAATCAATGATGCTTTAGGGCTATAA
- the trxB gene encoding thioredoxin-disulfide reductase, producing MLDLAIIGGGPAGLTAGLYATRGGLKNVIMFEMGMPGGQITSSSEIENYPGQGQVMTGMDLMASWPEQCQKFGLKHEMTQVETISKNGDTFKILTTDKKEFEARSVLLATGSVPRRAGFKGEDEFFGRGVSTCATCDGFFYRGKEVAVIGGGDSALEEAYYLSKMCKKVYIVHRRDTYRAAPSTIEHIKKAENIEEVTNVSVEEVFGDASGVTGLKVKCNKTGEIRDLPTPGVFVFVGRNVLNSPLKQSDGAFLCDVRDTGEVIVDLKMRTNVKGLYAAGDIRIDAAKQVVCAAGDGATAAVDIIEYLG from the coding sequence ATGTTAGATTTAGCGATTATTGGTGGAGGACCAGCTGGATTAACAGCAGGGTTATATGCTACTAGAGGTGGATTAAAAAATGTTATTATGTTTGAAATGGGAATGCCTGGAGGACAAATTACAAGCTCTTCTGAAATAGAGAATTATCCTGGTCAAGGGCAAGTTATGACAGGTATGGACTTAATGGCAAGTTGGCCAGAGCAGTGTCAAAAATTTGGATTAAAACATGAGATGACTCAAGTAGAGACAATTTCTAAAAATGGTGATACATTTAAAATTTTAACAACTGATAAAAAAGAGTTTGAAGCAAGATCAGTTTTATTGGCAACAGGTTCAGTTCCTAGACGAGCTGGATTTAAAGGAGAAGATGAATTCTTTGGAAGAGGAGTTTCTACTTGTGCAACTTGTGATGGATTTTTCTATAGAGGAAAAGAAGTTGCAGTTATTGGTGGAGGAGATTCTGCTTTAGAAGAGGCTTACTATTTATCGAAAATGTGTAAAAAAGTATATATTGTACATAGAAGAGATACATATAGAGCAGCTCCAAGTACAATAGAACATATTAAAAAAGCTGAAAATATAGAAGAAGTTACAAATGTTAGTGTTGAAGAAGTTTTTGGAGATGCTAGTGGAGTAACTGGACTTAAAGTAAAATGTAATAAAACAGGTGAGATTAGAGATTTACCAACACCTGGTGTTTTTGTATTTGTTGGAAGAAATGTATTAAATTCTCCTTTAAAACAATCTGATGGAGCTTTTTTATGTGATGTAAGAGATACAGGAGAAGTTATTGTAGATTTAAAAATGAGAACAAATGTAAAAGGACTTTATGCTGCTGGTGATATCAGAATTGATGCAGCAAAACAAGTTGTTTGTGCAGCAGGAGATGGTGCTACAGCTGCAGTTGATATAATTGAATATTTAGGATAA